From the Helianthus annuus cultivar XRQ/B chromosome 17, HanXRQr2.0-SUNRISE, whole genome shotgun sequence genome, the window GTAGACGGACGATTTAAGCTTAAGTGCTTAAACCTCATAACGGATCAAATAAACATATGCGCAGACCGGGTAACGGGTGCGCGAAACATACAATTGTAAATCCGGACTATAGATTATGGTTTAAATATGTTATGGTATGAATCCCAAGAGATTAAAACGAGTTTGAATGGATTTGGATGTAAACTTGGTGAAAAGAAAACATGTTTAGCTCATACGGCGGGGTGGAAACCTGACCCCGCCGGGGGAGGGTTCTGAGAAGAAACATGTTCAGCTGACCCGGGCGGGTGGAACCCTGACCCGACCGGGTGACGGTGCtgaaaaatatgtattttttttaatgttttcgTTCAACTGTTTCGATTACTGAGCGTTTGACTGTTTAACTTAAACAATAATTGTTTTTAGTGCTAATGATAAACTTTCGCAAAGGTATGAACCGGACGGATGACCAAGAACGCGAAGAATCAAATACTATTAAACTGCTAACTCTTTGTAGAGGATTATGAAAAGGTTGAAGCATGATCACGCACAACAAAGTTTTCGAGTTTAGAACTTTAATGCTTTTAAGTGTAATAGTCCGTTATGTCGGGGCGTCCGGGTTATCAGTTAACCCAAACATATAAGGtctatgtttaaaaaaatatatatgggACCAATCATCCGCATCTATTAAAATACTGTAGAAATCGGGTTAGAGTATTATAACAAACCATACCCATATCATCTCTGGATAGAGGGTAGTGTAGTGAAAACACAATTTCAATGTATTGGTTTACTTGTTCGATATAGTTTCTATTTTGAGATTAATTTTAATTTATATCACTTTCAACTCATATAGAGTGTAGTGTTGTGAAAACACAATTTCAATGTATTGGTTTACTTGTTCGATATTGTTTCTATCTTGGAATTAAATTTTAATTTATATCACTTTCGACtcatatatctatatataaatGTTATATTTAAGGATATATTTTCTATCAAATCTTTCCTATTATCTCCACCTGTAGCTTTTAATTGTCCGGTTTTACTATCAATTTGGTGGGTTGCAATccacaatattttttttttttttgaaaattgacTTTCATTAAACAAAAACGCCACCGACGACTATCACCAAGACGGAGATAGACGCCGAAAACCAAAACAAAAAACAACAATCACGTTACATCAAACAGACACCATCTATTCCAATCCACTACCCCTAGCTTAGATCTATTTTTGTACCAAAGAAAACCCAAAGATTTTATATCCGCAACCATCTCCACCACCTTCGTATCCTTTCCAGAAAATATCTTTTCATTCCTAGCACGCCAAATCCTCCAACAAGTAATGATAACAATGCCATGAATAATCGATCTTTTGTTCCCCGTCACGCCACTCACCTTATGCACTTCCACCAAATCATTGACGTGGAAAACAAAAGGTCTAGGGATATTGCACCAAGAAGCTATCGCATTCCAAACGCCCATCGAAATGATGCACCCGGTTAACAAGTGCTCAAGCGATTCTTCGTTACTCTCACATAAAACGCAAGTATGGTCGCCACACTGAATATGACGTCTAGCCAAAGCCTCCTTGGTTGGAAGTCGATCCAAAACCGCCCTCCACATAAAGATATTACATTTTTTTGGAACCCAATCGCTCCATTGAAAACCAAAATCCCCAGCGCCAACATCAGACCGCAGCATCCATCTTTTAATCGACGAAACCTCGAACTCTTTGCTACTACCAACCGCCCAAGACCACGAATCTTCACGGTCAACCATCACCTCCCCTTCAAGAAGATCTTCTAGCTCTTGCTTCTCGATCAACTCCTGATGAGTACAAGGAGCTCTAAGCCAATCCCAAACAATGCGACGTAAAGAGCCAGTGACCACCAATCGATCCGCTAACaagatatttttatgtttatctAATGCATATAATGACGAGAACTTATCCAACAGCAACTCCGAACCTACCCACAAATCCAACCAAAACCGAATTTGGCGACCGTTCCTTACTGTGGCCCGGATCACTCTATTGAAACCCACACTGTCGACCTTGTACTTGTTCCAAAACATCACACAATTCTTCCAAACCCCCGGAACCCCGTTACTAACCGGAGCAAGGCCCCAACAGCGCGAAGACCCGTGAATAGACAACACTACACGCCTCCACATCGCTTGATGATCATTTAAATATCTCCCAAGCCATTTAGTGATCAACGCTTGATTATTAATCTCTAGACGGGCGATACCTAACCCCCCTTCTTTTATAGGTTTTGTAACAACCTCCCACGCCACCCATGACATCTTCCTCACTTCATCCGAACCACCCCATAAAAATCTTCTCATCAAGGCTTCTAAATCATTAATAATCTTCTTTGGAGCCTTAAAAAGCGAAAAATAATATGTGGGGAGACTATCCAACACCGATTTAATAAGAGTTAACCGGCCGGCAATAGATAATGAATTAGCTTTCCATTTAGAAAGTCTCTTCTTGAACTTGGACACAACCGGTTCCCAATTAGCCACCCTATTCATGTTAGCGCCAACCATAATCCCAAGATAAGAAAATGGAATTCTACCCGCCTTACATCCCATACTCCCAGCTTGAATCTCGATCTCACCATCTTCTACACCAACACCAAATAACACTGATTTATGAAGATTAATCTTAAGCCCCGAACACAAGTAAAATATGCGGAGAATACGTTTCAAGTTATCAAAATTAAAAGAAGACCACTCTCCCATAATCATAGCATCATCCGCATATAGAAGATGGGATAGCGTAGGACCTTCATTAGGAAGATTGATGCCATGAAACACTCCTATATCACAAGCTTGTTTCAACATACCTGAAAATGCCTCCATCAGAATAATAAAAAGAAATGGGGAAAGCGGGTCACCTTGACGAATGCCTTTTTGACACCCAAACTCGAAAGTAGGAGAACCATTAACCAGAACTGATGATCTAGTCGCTAACAAAATACCACGAATCCAATCACACCATTCCGAAGGAAACCCCATCTGAGTGAGAACCGACAACAAGAACTCCCAATTCACGTTATCATAGGCTTTGTCGAAGTCAATCTTAAACATAAAAATTCTTCTCTCCCTTTTCTTAGCCCAAGCAATAACCTCATTAGCCACCAAAGGGCCATCAAGAATATATCTCCCGGATAAGAAAGCCGACTGATGTTCTGACACTATCTTGTTCATAACAGTTTTCAACCGATTCACTAACACCTTCGACACAGTCTTTAAAATACAACCAATGAGACTAATCGGCCTAAACTCCCCCAGAGAAGACGGATTATTTACCTTAGGAATCAAAGTGATAAAAGCAGACCCAACCCCCGGGCAAAATCTTTTAAAACTATGAAAATGACCAAGAATATCCACAAAATCCTTCTCAAGCAACTCCCAGAAAAACCGAATGAACCTAAAATTGAATCCATCCGGCCCAGGCGCTTTGTCGCTACCGCATTCGAAAACCGCTTTCTTGATCTCACACGTGGAAAATTCACTAATCAAAGAATCCGCCTCCGCCAAAGACAACACCGAGAATCCATATCCAACCAACCGAGGCCGACGTGTGATAGATTCTTTAAACTTACCAGAAAAGAAACTTAACACCTCCTTCTTTATAAGCACCGGGTTTGTTTCCCACGCACCATTCACATCCAACCCCGGGAAATAATTTAAAGCTTTTCGTTTATTAATGAAACCATGAAAATATCGAGAATTTTCATCTCCATGAATCGCCCAGTTACACCGGGCCTTTTGCTTCAAGTCTCGATAACCAAGATTATCCAACTCGCCTAGCCGTCTTTTGATTTCGCTTAACGACCAAACCTCTTCTTCCAACAAATCCCGATCCTCCATAATTTGATCCAAAACTCTCATCTCTTGCTCCAATATAACCCTTTCCTCCTTTTCTTTGGCTTTACAATCGATCACCCATCTAGAGATAGTATCTCGCAATACCTTGAATTTAGACAATAACCTCGCGTCCGGAGTCCCATAAAACGAGCCATCCTCAATCGTCTTCTTAACCAACGTCCCAAAGTCTTCTCTACCAAGCCAAGAGTTGAAAAACCTAAACGGTTTGGGTCCAAAATTCTTGGCAGGCCCGATTTTCAAAACCAACGGGCTATGATCCGGCTTGTTCCTTTCGAGGGCAATATATTCCGCACACGGCCAATCCATAAAGAACTCCCAATTAACGAAAATTCTGTCAATGCGGCTCAATTTATTCCCTGCAACAAACGTAATCCGCCTCCCTTTCAATGTATTCCCTGCaacaatatttttatttcatCAAATAAACGATAAAATAtagattttttgtttaaaattcatATACTCAGATTTAAAATTGATTCAGAGGGTCCATAAGTGATGTATATAATAGTGTTATCTGCTATTGCTCTACTTTATAACATTTTTAAATGATGGTGCACGGATGATTGCACGTGAAATAAGAAATTTCTATTATTGTTAATATAAAATCCATAATTTTTAACCTTATTGATCAAGTTTGTTCAGTCATCTCTCTTCTCGTTTTTCTATAAATTGACGAGGTTTGTATGGTTTCAACATGTCAAATTGTCTCTCACACTAAATTGTAAGAACAAAAACATGGCCATGCAAAATGATATGTTATCTAAAAACTTGCTTCATTCCCAAACTCACATATGGAACCACATTTTTAGCTTTATAAAGTCCATGTCACTCAAATGTGCAATTCAGCTACAAATACCCGATATCATCGATCGCCATGGCTCACCAATGTTGCTTTCCGAATTAGTGGAAGCTCTAGCGATAAAACCTGAGAGAACCCAGTTTGTCTATCGCCTTATGCGTATCCTTGTTCACACCGGTTTCTTCGTGAAACAAAGTGTATCCTCAACAAGACGATATGAGGAGGAGGAAGGAGAAGGCTATTCGCTAGCTCCTCCCTCTCGATTGCTTCTAAAAGAAGACCCGTTAAGCATTAGGCCCTTTTTGCTAACCATGTTGGATCCAATGCTAATAAATCCATGGCAAAACATGAGCGATTGGTTCCACAGCGAAGATGTTACAGCTTTTCACACTACTCATGGAGGGAGTTTTTGGGACCTAGCAGGCCAAGAGCCGAGGCTTAATCTGCTCGTCAATGATGCGATGGCTAGTGATGCGAGGCTTGTTACGAGTGTCCTTCTTAAACAAGGTATGCATGTTTTTCAAGGGTTAGATTCCATCGTCGATGTTGGTGGTGGTACTGGGACCATTGCCAAAGCTATCGTCGAAGCTTTTCCCGCGATTAGTTGCATTTGTTTTGATCTTCCTCATGTAGTTAACGGTTTGGTTGGAAGTAAGAACCTTGCTTATGTTGGCGGAGACATGTTTGAAGCTATTCCCAATGCTAATGCAGTTTTGCTAAAGGTATTCCCCTTTTGCTACTTATATGATTTCATCGAGTACAATCATTGTAGCTGTTGTTTGGTATAGAGAATAATCTCTGAATAGGGTTTGAATAGTATTGAGAAAAATTGTATTGAAGTTGTACTAAGGTTCTTCATCTAGGGTTACAAAGAAATGGTGCTTATATAGAACACCACGTTACATATTAGCCCCCTATACTATTTATTTTCTTCTTTccgacactccccctcaagttgagtagtggggTTACCAATGCTCAACTTGCTCAAACAGCTATTAAACGCGTTTCCGTTGACTGCTTTTGTGAGGATATCTGCAAGTTGATCTTTTGATGCTACATACGGGAGCTCTATGATTCCTCCTTCCAACTTTTCTTTGATGAAATGTCGATCTACCTCCACGTGTTTTGTTCGATCATGTTGAACTGGGTTTTCTGAGATTTGTATTGCAGCGGTATTGTCACACATAACTTTACTAGGGGCCTTTTGTGAAAAACCAATGTCTTCTAGCAGCTTCCTGATCCAAAGAACTTCGCTTAACCCTCGAGCTATACCTCTGAACTCTGCTTCTGCACTTGACAGAGCAACCACCTTCTGTTTCTTACTTCTCCAGGTAACTAGGTTTCCGCCAACCAAGGAGAAGTACCCTGATGTAGACCTTCGGTTTCCCTTATCTCCTGCCCAGTCTGCGTCAGTGTAGAGCTCAACAGTTAAATGCCCATTTGTTTTGAACAACACACCATGGCCTGCAGTTCCCTTGAGATACCTTAGAATTCTCTGAGCCGCTTCCATGTGGGCAAGTTGTGGTTGGTGCATAAACTGACTTACCACTCCAATAGCGTAAGCTATATCAGGGCGAGTATGGGAAAGATAAATTAACTTGCCCACTAGCCTTTGGTATCTTTCTCTGTCTGCGAGCTTTCCATCGAGTTCCATGTGAAGATTGTGGTTCACCACCATTGGCATATCAGCTGGTTTACAATCAATCAACCCAGTTTCTGCGAGAAGGTCAAGAACATACTTCTTTTGGCAGATGAAAATCCCCCATTTAGATCTGAGAACTTCAATTCCAAAGAAATACTTGAGATTCccaaggtctttcatttcaaacttCGAAAACAAATTCCTTTTCAGTTGTGCTATTTCTTCTACATCATCTCCGGTGATAATCATGTCGTCCACATATATGATCAAGCAAGTTACGAGGCcgttcctccttttgaggaataAGGTATGATCAGCGTTACTTTGGCGGTACCCGTATTCTTTCATGGCCAAGGTGAACTTTCCAAACCATGCCCGAGGGGACTGTTTTAGCCCGTATAGAGATTTCTTCAACCTACAAACTTCCCCATCTTTAAAACCCCCTGAAAAACCTGGAGGTGCTTCCATGTAAACTTCTTCAGTTAGGTCTCCATGAAGAAATGCATTTGTAACATCAAATTGATGAAGGGGCCAATCCTTATTAGCTGCAACGGAAAAGAGGACTCTGATGGTATCCATTTTTGCAACCGGAGAAAATGTCTCAGAGTAATCGATCCCATACGTCTGAGTGTACCCTTTGGCTACAAGCCGGGCTTTGTATCTTCCAATGGAACCATCTGGTTTATATTTAATCGAATACACCCATCGGCATCCAACAGTTTTCTTTCCTTTAGGAAGAATGCACTTTTCCCATGTATTGTTTTTCATAAGAGCACGCATCTCCACTTC encodes:
- the LOC110922968 gene encoding trans-resveratrol di-O-methyltransferase — protein: MAMQNDMLSKNLLHSQTHIWNHIFSFIKSMSLKCAIQLQIPDIIDRHGSPMLLSELVEALAIKPERTQFVYRLMRILVHTGFFVKQSVSSTRRYEEEEGEGYSLAPPSRLLLKEDPLSIRPFLLTMLDPMLINPWQNMSDWFHSEDVTAFHTTHGGSFWDLAGQEPRLNLLVNDAMASDARLVTSVLLKQGMHVFQGLDSIVDVGGGTGTIAKAIVEAFPAISCICFDLPHVVNGLVGSKNLAYVGGDMFEAIPNANAVLLKWILHDWCDEECIKILKNCKESIPSKQNGGKLVIIDMVVEVDKANYELFESQLFFDMCMMTYVTGRERTEKNWAKLFLDGGFNNYKITPILGARSIIEVYP